The proteins below come from a single Vicinamibacterales bacterium genomic window:
- the groES gene encoding co-chaperone GroES, whose product MKARPLHDRILVKRIEEGEQKIGGIIIPDSAKEKPQQGKVVAVGAGKVKDDGGRIALDVKAGDTILFGKYSGQEIKLDGEDFLIMREEEVLAILE is encoded by the coding sequence ATGAAAGCCAGACCGCTACACGACCGAATTCTCGTCAAGCGCATCGAAGAGGGTGAACAGAAGATCGGCGGCATCATCATCCCGGATTCCGCCAAGGAAAAGCCGCAGCAGGGCAAGGTTGTCGCCGTTGGAGCCGGCAAGGTGAAGGACGACGGCGGACGCATCGCGCTCGACGTCAAGGCCGGCGACACGATCCTCTTCGGGAAGTACTCGGGCCAGGAAATCAAGCTCGATGGCGAAGATTTCCTGATCATGCGCGAAGAGGAAGTGCTGGCGATTCTCGAGTAG